One segment of Acidianus sp. HS-5 DNA contains the following:
- a CDS encoding PaREP1 family protein, whose amino-acid sequence MSLEEVIRKLEKKGVDVTEALLDILSKEDPEDSSKERISLAEKYMQESKEYAEKGDAVQASEKAYKVAEEVVKALAEKFKTEEYQEFLKEGRWYTYLLGKASKTLSKKLGYWVLDGWNAGYDLHVWGFHERKYSVEDVRVSIKKVEEMLIEAKKLFV is encoded by the coding sequence ATGTCGTTAGAAGAAGTAATAAGAAAGCTAGAGAAAAAAGGAGTTGATGTTACTGAAGCTTTACTTGATATTTTAAGTAAGGAAGATCCTGAAGATAGTAGTAAGGAAAGAATAAGTTTAGCTGAAAAGTATATGCAGGAAAGCAAAGAGTATGCTGAAAAAGGTGACGCAGTTCAAGCCTCAGAGAAAGCTTACAAAGTAGCCGAAGAAGTTGTGAAGGCGTTAGCAGAAAAATTTAAGACCGAGGAATACCAGGAGTTTTTGAAAGAAGGCAGATGGTACACCTACTTGTTAGGCAAGGCTAGCAAAACGCTTTCTAAAAAACTGGGTTATTGGGTTTTAGACGGCTGGAATGCTGGTTACGATTTGCATGTATGGGGATTTCACGAGAGAAAATATTCCGTGGAGGACGTTAGAGTCTCCATAAAAAAGGTAGAAGAAATGCTTATTGAAGCAAAGAAGTTATTTGTTTGA